The DNA window GAACATTAATGCGTGAAAATGTTTAATTTAATCACAAAGAATTGCTACAAATAATTTGCGAGTTAAGAAAGTATAAGCTTGCTCTTCACCCAAGCCAATGTAGTGATTCTGCGTGTAACCTTTCCtcagggaaaaacaaaactgtGAATTTTCCCcctaaaatataaatttatcaaaGCGTGGTTCATTTGGCAATATCCAAACTAAAGAGAGTGACAGGgttatgtaattttattcctttcttcGCGCTCTTAaaacatgaattttttcatacattcGTGTTTTACCCCCATTCTACGGGcactttgtaattttcttaaaaaccCTTCACGGTGAAGCGTGCTGATAACAGTTCCGCCATCTGAACATGGCTACATTTATGCAAGATTTCCATAGAATTGCGGATCTGTactgaagcaaaaaaatttatattgtaCAATGGTTAATTTATGTCACAAATGATGGTGTCTGTTGAAAGGTTTTAATCAAgttaatgagaaaaaattaaagaaaaaaggcaaaaagggaaaacttAATTCGTAAAAGGCTAAAACAAAcacgtgcacatgtgcagCCACGCTCAGGTAcgcacatacgtatgtgcTAATGtgtttaacaattttatgcacacatttatAATCCGTgtgattttaaaataaagaaggtTATGCCACTTATGCACGTATACGGTGGCACCAAATGCGTCCTCATCGGTACCCCAATCCTTTGAGTGATCCGTGGGGGgcaatttaattttccaCTCTTCGCGGCACACGGGATTTATTATTACTCTGTTCATACAGATGTTATTTCAAGGGGGCAcataatttgttcattcgTTTGATGATCCACCCAATGGCTTATCACACTGGTTCTGTTTTGTTCCATAGACCCGTAATATATCTCTCAGCGCATGCTCCATTGCGCTCGCATAGTAACAAATAGAATGTTCCCCCCATagccacctttttttgtcagTAATTTCATGTGTgttgcatttatttattgtcATTATATTCTTCAATCTACCGATGCGACGCGTTAAATATGTATCCAACCTCTGACGTCCTCTTATACATCCTCCCAACTTTCTAAATAAATCCAAAAACTTTTCAAGTTCAAAGAGGTAGTAATAATGCGATACTCAACCCTGATATGCCATCTGAAATGTCCTACTTATTGCATTCTTCAGATAATATAAAGATTTGCAATCAATAACGAGTGTAATAATTGCACTGAAGTGATTGTACTATGTTCTATAAAGTATTCCTATGCGGCTTATGCGTTCATACAATACTACAGTTCAATTCTGAAGGAGAAAAGCTCATGCCGAATCTCGCAGAAGGTCATCACTAGGTCATTTATGACATTGCATAGTATATTATTCCTCCTTATAAGCGAGTGACAAGCGGCATAAATCTGTGAGCTTCGTATATATCCTTTTCCCTTATTCCAGGCATAATTCCTGAACAGGTTAAAGGTTCTCAAAATAAACACTCTTTCTCTGTAAAGCGCACcagttaaaagaaaataacgaaaataTTCACAAATTGACTAATGAAACAATGATATAATGACATGGTGAAACAGTGAAAGAGCGAGCCCAACATGATCGCCAAAATAAATCATCTCACTGTGTGCAAGCATTACGTAACTACGGACCTCATGAACGTTTTGCAAGCTCTTTAAACGACCCTTTTCTTTCTACAGGTTAGGCAAAATTGCTATTCCAAAATTGGCGCAGAAATATTAGAAGCAATTTGTATTAatatatgcgtatgtatatacattcaCATTTGCATGCAACTTATCTTTGTCTTCATGCGGATGAAATAGCCACTCAGTGCTTCCTTAAAACGTAAATACAGCATCCACGTTAGTACATCTTTTAATCTACTAACAACATTATTCACACAAAGCTATCATATGAATgctgaaattaatttatgtTCCTATTCAATTATATTACCCTGTAATTTAAGTATTATTTACATGTTTTAgcatgcacaaatgtgtatatcataaaattggCACCTTCgcataattaataaaatgatatatacacgttttgttaataacaaaaacaaataacCATGTCAATAAATTAGCATAATGTCcacgaaaaaatataaattcttttttacaacaaaCGTAATGCTTTAAATATTATGTGTTACTacgtaaaaacaaaaacaaatggagatgcttaatatatgtgcataatGCGTAGTGcaatatacacatattataAGCTTAAAAGATATTTTGTCTTATGTGTAGCTTCGATAAACATACCCTTTCACGTGGAGTTCATCAACTACATCCAGCGCAGAATGATTTTCCAGTATGTTTCCCCCTAATTTGTTTACTACACTATAATTAGATATACTTTACATCATTAAGTTAAAGCTGTTCACCCATATATTTTCTGTTAAAACACGTCCTTTATGCCCCACAAGAACATACCCATTTTTATGACACATGTTACACTTTTTggacaatataaaatttattttgtatttaaaaaatacgtaaCTTCGTTAATAACcatattatttacaaaattgactcatttttaatattcttGTCGTCTGTAAAATGCAATTCTCCATTACCACGCGTACTGCACATAATATCTTCTTATTTCTTTGAAATGGTGTAAACTTTTGCACCATATCGCTGCActtcaacatttttgttcttctcgcCATCCTCAATCAAAATTTCTCACGTAGCTCGTCTGGCATTCCTGCCCAAGTGGATGCTCCGAACTCATTCACGTTACATGCTTAACTAGTAGTAAGAATAACGCCTAGGCTGATAGGACAAATGAACGTCGCTCATTTGCGAATCTGCTACTGAATGTTCAGATCCATATCTTGAAAAATCTTCTTCATATGCTTAGTAGTAATTATTCTCGCGTTCTCTTTTCGTCTTATcccttttatttgatttcGACCCTATCGGAGTTGACTAaagcacaaataaaaagaagtacATAATATGTTTACTTCATAATTACGcatttaaagaaataaaaattgtaaatattacaaccaaatattcacattttaagaTAAAATTTGTAATTACTTTGAAGAAATAGAAGAGGAAGATAAGCACCCCAATTGCGGAAGCACCAGTAAGTGAGTGACGAAAATAATCTGATTTCAATActttactaattttttgaaaaatattagaGGAACCCAATACTTCCCCAGTTAATGCGGTATGCACAATTCCATGATCTGCAAATAAACCACCGTTATTCCCATTAGGCAATTGACCTACAGTGCTTGCCATTACCCCAGATTTAGTTATTGCTTCTCTCCCAGCTTGGTGCTGTGGACCTGTTAAGCCTACATGGTTTGACGGCTCTGATCCTGATCCTGGTAAGCTTACAGCTTTTTCTGAACTTGCTTCCCTTCCTGTGCCCGGAGAAATTGGGAAACCTTTTGAATCATCACCGCCTAATGAATCTTTTTCTGCTGATTTCCCACTATCCTTGGCTGAATCTGCAGCTTTTCTAGAACCTTGAGCATCCGCACCTCTTCCATTTCCAGGTGATGTAGTAGAGAATAAACCACCCAAACGAAAAAGTGATAAAATCGGTGAAACCACCGAACCACCACCACTTCCAGGCACTTTAGCTGCACATTGTTTGGCCGTAGATAATAAACTCTCTGGATTTAAATTCTTAtcacaattaaaatatttaggaATAGGCAGGGGCAACCATGAACTATTCGTGCAGTACTGTTTctcaataattttataaaatgaattaaaaagatTGAGATAtgtagaatattttttgcacttaTCCTTGTCTGGAGAAACAGTTACATCTCTCTTAATCTCATTATGCttattgaaataaatataagaaattttCCTATTTGTCCAATCATCTAAAGTAGTATTATAATCATAAAGTGTAACATAACACTTATGTCCAGAAATTTCCCTATTAGCAAAAGAAATCTCATCAGTAAGTTCTTTAATAAAAGGTATAGTTCTAATTTTGTCTTGGTGTTTTTCATGAATTTTCCCTATTTCACCATATAACCAATATGGAAAATAATTGCAAAGTTGAACATTTTCtgttccctcctttttggctatttcatttaaaaaatgtacggCTTTGTTGCAAAGATCTTTGGAACCTGGCTTTTTCCCATCTAATTTTCCACAATGATTGCTAGGTTCAGATATTTCGGGGTTCTCTATGAAGAATGCTTCATGCACTTTATTAAGACCTAAAGCAGTTGCCTCTTTTTCCTGAAAATAATCATAAGAAAGGTCTTACGTAGGTACTGAAATTAAGGTCCTAATAATGTAAATTGACCTTTTCTTTCAAGAGAAACGAATTACTTGTATAGtaaagtatatataataaagtaaataaatagttgcatatatatgaatataccAATGTATCCGCAGATACTACTACAGGCGCTGACTTAGCCACCATTTTCCCTTAGCATTTTATGATTCAGAAATTATAAGTAGTTTCAAACTATAAGTTTGGTGAATAAAAGGTCTAAATATGTTATACTCTATAGATGCAGATATGAAATTCTTTATGTTTTCCCTTGGAACATAAAAAGGTTTTTATTTGTAGGCAcagtaataatatattagaTTATATTATATCACTATTATACTATTTGCATAAA is part of the Plasmodium cynomolgi strain B DNA, scaffold: 0011, whole genome shotgun sequence genome and encodes:
- a CDS encoding hypothetical protein (putative), which translates into the protein SAKDSGKSAEKDSLGGDDSKGFPISPGTGREASSEKAVSLPGSGSEPSNHVGLTGPQHQAGREAITKSGVMASTVGQLPNGNNGGLFADHGIVHTALTGEVLGSSNIFQKISKVLKSDYFRHSLTGASAIGVLIFLFYFFKVITNFILKCEYLVGRNQIKGIRRKENARIITTKHMKKIFQDMDLNIQ